DNA sequence from the Thauera sedimentorum genome:
ATAACGGCGCCACCCCGCAGATCGAGGTGGACCCGGAAACCTACGTGGTGCGCGCCGATGGCGAGCTGCTCGCCTGCGAGCCGGCCGCCGAGCTGCCGATGGCGCAGCGCTACTTCCTCTTCTGAACCGGAGAACGACCATGCTGACCACTCACCATGCCCCGGCAAGCGCCGCGACCGCACCCGCCAGCGCCATTCCTGCCGACACCACTGTCCGGAACCCCGCCATGCTGCTGATCGAAACCCTGTACACCGGCCACGCGGTGGCCAGCGAGCACCTCGAACTGTCCTTCGAATACCGTACCAAGAGCCGCCTGCGCGCCACCCTGAAGTCCGGCGAGGAGGTCGGCCTGTTCCTGCCGCGCGGCACCATCCTGCGCGGCGGCATGAAGCTCGCCGCGGCCGACGGGCGCATCGTCGAAGTGCTCGCCGCCCCCGAGGAGCTGCTCGAAGTGCGCTGCGCCGACGCGCTGGAACTGGCCCGCGCCGCCTACCACCTGGGCAACCGCCACGTCGCGGTGGAACTGGGC
Encoded proteins:
- the ureE gene encoding urease accessory protein UreE, which translates into the protein MLLIETLYTGHAVASEHLELSFEYRTKSRLRATLKSGEEVGLFLPRGTILRGGMKLAAADGRIVEVLAAPEELLEVRCADALELARAAYHLGNRHVAVELGEGWLRIQADHVLEGMLAGLGATVTAVTAPFEPEAGAYAHGHQHPGEGSSAARIHVMGGSY